One window of the Romeriopsis navalis LEGE 11480 genome contains the following:
- a CDS encoding CBS domain-containing protein, translating into LQTIERSTWETKTLQDIAQLRTDIASVKEDTPMVDLIGVMDEKSLSKITVLSPAGAVAGVLDRGDILRAVSRQLGIEVSDEAVKQVKEAGEFPAGLQLGAIAQSIQGLK; encoded by the coding sequence GTCTTCAAACGATCGAGCGCAGCACTTGGGAAACTAAGACGTTGCAAGACATTGCGCAACTGCGCACGGATATTGCTTCGGTTAAGGAAGATACGCCCATGGTCGATTTGATTGGCGTAATGGACGAAAAATCACTATCGAAAATTACCGTCTTATCACCGGCCGGTGCGGTGGCTGGAGTCCTTGATCGAGGCGATATTCTCCGGGCTGTTAGTCGACAGTTGGGAATTGAGGTTTCCGATGAAGCGGTCAAGCAGGTGAAGGAAGCCGGTGAATTTCCGGCGGGTTTACAGCTAGGGGCGATTGCGCAGTCGATACAGGGTTTGAAATAG